The following proteins come from a genomic window of Solwaraspora sp. WMMA2065:
- a CDS encoding DUF4255 domain-containing protein, with protein sequence MFHDLDASLAALVQGELALPGITVSFATPDDQFPPSGVTLPAIAFFLYDVRENHELRTNQWENTRQESGMITRRRVPARVDCSYLVTAWPNDSAPNPAQDEHRLLGDVLRVLLRHREIPADYLRGDLAGQQPPLRAMVTAESQLQGIGEFWQAMGGRPKAVLHYSVTLSVDVFESTPVGPEVTGTVIRVGQSVSHES encoded by the coding sequence GTGTTTCATGATCTGGACGCGTCGCTCGCCGCTCTCGTGCAGGGCGAGCTGGCGTTGCCCGGGATCACCGTCAGCTTCGCCACACCGGACGACCAGTTCCCGCCGTCGGGCGTCACGCTGCCCGCGATCGCGTTCTTCCTCTACGACGTCCGGGAGAACCACGAGCTGCGGACCAACCAGTGGGAGAACACCCGGCAGGAATCCGGCATGATCACCCGGCGGCGGGTGCCGGCCCGGGTCGACTGCTCCTATCTGGTCACCGCGTGGCCCAACGACAGCGCGCCCAACCCGGCGCAGGACGAGCACCGACTGCTCGGCGACGTACTGCGGGTGCTGCTGCGTCACCGGGAGATTCCCGCCGACTACCTGCGGGGCGACCTTGCCGGCCAGCAGCCACCGCTGCGCGCGATGGTCACCGCCGAGAGCCAGCTGCAGGGCATCGGCGAGTTCTGGCAGGCCATGGGCGGTCGGCCCAAGGCGGTCCTGCACTACAGCGTCACGCTCAGCGTCGACGTGTTCGAATCCACGCCGGTCGGGCCCGAGGTGACCGGGACGGTCATCCGGGTCGGCCAGAGCGTGAGTCACGAGTCCTGA
- a CDS encoding DUF4157 domain-containing protein: MRERMERVSGADFSGVRVHVGAESDRLNDTLGSRAFTVGADVFVRRSEYRPGSARGDALLGHELTHTVQQGAAGPCTTGPTPAAGPSVAQRKFGFELELHHVPLFSRQGGVESRPVANATAVASGRRFEAHVDHTPDLDSTVVPDALRGAGQPAPILELVTGPMDEFKDSEGTVRSIMNRLVQVATHIDNQALTQNTNVPLDGLPGLTANPAGVNFVGYPNGSTAPAGTLTGAHGHVQATYGLSVTQVGDEFADRSAQPTAPGTTEYKLDTYKAVMGVANTRAGDVVQWIRNNIDGDYSDRALAEARGLFALIINYLIIGRIKRWTTLHKNHAGIFFYKTRLSTVRNQIVHSYPELEGLFGNDELVDELLGRTGRESVQPVFPGMREAIGGIALDVMCGEWVEEVLAGTGDKVFDVSANGGANAVELVTPRVGRGAKRGTGVVVENRRFAQTEGHPYWHTYQPNEWADMAVRVRDSLRARQGYAQGEVTKAGEFFRGLFIS, encoded by the coding sequence GTGCGGGAGCGGATGGAGCGGGTGTCGGGGGCGGACTTCAGCGGGGTACGGGTGCACGTCGGTGCCGAGTCGGACCGGCTGAACGACACGCTCGGGTCGAGGGCCTTCACCGTCGGCGCCGACGTGTTCGTACGCCGTAGTGAGTACCGGCCGGGCAGCGCGCGGGGTGACGCGCTGCTGGGGCACGAGCTGACGCACACCGTCCAGCAGGGAGCCGCCGGACCCTGCACCACCGGGCCGACGCCTGCGGCGGGACCGTCCGTCGCCCAGCGCAAGTTCGGGTTCGAGCTGGAACTCCATCATGTGCCGTTGTTCAGCCGGCAGGGCGGGGTGGAGAGCCGGCCCGTGGCGAACGCCACAGCGGTTGCTAGCGGCAGGCGTTTCGAGGCGCATGTCGACCACACCCCGGACCTGGACTCCACCGTGGTGCCGGATGCGCTTCGTGGCGCCGGCCAGCCGGCCCCGATCCTTGAGCTCGTGACCGGACCGATGGATGAGTTCAAGGATTCCGAGGGTACGGTACGCAGCATCATGAACCGGCTCGTGCAGGTGGCGACGCACATCGACAACCAGGCGCTCACGCAGAACACGAACGTACCGCTGGACGGTCTCCCCGGCCTGACCGCGAATCCGGCCGGCGTGAATTTCGTCGGATATCCGAACGGTTCCACCGCCCCGGCGGGAACGCTGACGGGTGCGCACGGGCATGTGCAGGCGACCTACGGCCTGTCGGTCACCCAGGTCGGCGACGAATTCGCCGACCGGAGCGCACAGCCGACGGCCCCTGGGACGACGGAGTACAAGTTGGATACATACAAGGCCGTCATGGGGGTGGCCAACACGCGAGCTGGTGATGTCGTTCAATGGATCCGGAACAACATCGATGGCGACTACAGCGACCGGGCGCTCGCCGAGGCGCGCGGACTGTTCGCCCTCATCATCAACTATCTCATCATCGGTCGGATTAAACGGTGGACCACGCTGCACAAGAACCACGCCGGCATCTTCTTCTACAAGACGAGACTCTCCACGGTCAGAAACCAGATTGTCCATTCGTATCCCGAGCTTGAGGGGCTCTTTGGCAACGACGAGCTCGTCGACGAACTGCTGGGGCGTACCGGGCGTGAATCTGTGCAACCAGTCTTTCCGGGCATGAGGGAAGCGATCGGTGGTATCGCCCTGGACGTGATGTGCGGGGAGTGGGTCGAGGAGGTCCTCGCCGGAACGGGTGACAAGGTCTTTGACGTCTCCGCCAACGGTGGTGCGAACGCTGTCGAGCTGGTCACTCCTCGTGTCGGTCGGGGAGCCAAGCGGGGGACCGGTGTGGTCGTCGAGAACCGGCGGTTCGCCCAGACCGAGGGGCATCCCTACTGGCACACGTACCAGCCCAACGAGTGGGCCGACATGGCGGTCCGGGTCCGCGACAGCCTGCGCGCCAGACAGGGGTACGCACAGGGGGAGGTCACCAAGGCCGGAGAGTTCTTCAGGGGACTGTTCATCTCGTGA